One Pseudorhodoplanes sinuspersici DNA segment encodes these proteins:
- a CDS encoding carboxymuconolactone decarboxylase family protein produces the protein MAAATMIEYDEASPAVRAVFDDIKASRNVLDVNNFWKYLARDPALLQRTWESVKQVMAPGALDPLTKEMIYLAVSVTNGCAYCIASHTAAARKAGMTEEMFGEVMAVTGMANETNRLANGYRVPIDPMFD, from the coding sequence ATGGCCGCCGCGACTATGATCGAATATGATGAGGCATCACCGGCGGTTCGTGCGGTGTTCGACGACATCAAGGCGTCTCGCAACGTGCTGGACGTCAACAATTTCTGGAAGTATCTCGCGCGCGATCCGGCGCTGCTGCAGCGCACCTGGGAGAGCGTAAAACAGGTGATGGCGCCCGGTGCGCTCGATCCCTTGACCAAGGAAATGATCTATCTCGCGGTCAGCGTCACCAACGGCTGCGCCTATTGCATCGCCAGTCACACCGCAGCCGCACGCAAGGCCGGCATGACCGAAGAGATGTTCGGCGAGGTGATGGCCGTGACCGGCATGGCCAACGAAACCAATCGGTTGGCGAATGGCTATCGCGTGCCGATCGATCCGATGTTTGATTGA
- a CDS encoding acyl-CoA carboxylase subunit beta: MKDIIEKLDLRRDNAKLGGGKARIEAQHKRGKLTARERIELLLDKGSFEEFDMFVEHRSNEFGMEKQKIPGDGVVTGWGTVNGRTVFLFSKDFTVFGGSLSEAHAQKIIKVQDMALKARAPIIGLFDAGGARIQEGVAALGGYGEVFKRNVISSGVIPQISVIMGPCAGGDVYSPAMTDFIFMVRDTSYMFVTGPDVVKTVTNEVVTAEELGGASVHTTKSSVADGAFENDVECLLQMRRLIDFLPASFDAGVPQWPTLDDPDRIDNSLDTLIPDNPNKPYDMKELILKVVDEGDFFEISPSFAKNIVTGFGRVAGRSVGFVANQPMVLAGVLDSDASRKAARFVRFCDAFNIPIVTFVDVPGFLPGTAQEYGGLIKHGAKLLFAYSQATVPLVTVITRKAFGGAYDVMASKHVGGDLNYAWPTAQIAVMGAKGAVEIIFRGGDADTIAARTKEYEERFLSPFVAAERGYIDDVIMPHSTRKRIARALAMLRTKKVEMPPKKHDNLPL; this comes from the coding sequence ATGAAAGACATCATCGAAAAACTCGATCTCCGCCGGGACAACGCCAAGCTCGGCGGCGGCAAGGCCCGCATCGAAGCGCAGCACAAGCGCGGCAAACTCACGGCCAGAGAGCGCATCGAACTCCTCCTCGACAAGGGCTCGTTCGAGGAATTCGACATGTTCGTCGAACACCGCTCGAACGAATTCGGCATGGAGAAGCAGAAGATCCCCGGCGACGGCGTCGTTACCGGCTGGGGCACGGTCAATGGCCGCACCGTCTTCCTGTTCTCCAAGGACTTCACCGTGTTCGGCGGTTCGCTCTCCGAAGCGCACGCCCAGAAAATCATCAAGGTGCAGGATATGGCGCTGAAGGCGCGGGCGCCGATCATCGGCCTGTTCGATGCCGGCGGCGCGCGCATCCAGGAAGGCGTCGCAGCTCTCGGCGGCTATGGCGAAGTGTTCAAGCGCAACGTGATCTCGTCCGGCGTCATCCCGCAGATCAGCGTCATCATGGGACCGTGCGCGGGCGGCGATGTCTATTCGCCGGCGATGACCGATTTCATCTTCATGGTGCGCGACACGAGCTACATGTTCGTCACCGGCCCCGACGTGGTGAAGACCGTCACCAATGAAGTGGTGACAGCGGAAGAACTCGGCGGCGCCTCGGTGCATACGACCAAAAGTTCGGTGGCCGACGGTGCGTTCGAGAACGATGTCGAGTGCCTTCTTCAGATGCGCCGGCTGATCGACTTTCTCCCCGCGAGTTTCGATGCCGGCGTGCCGCAATGGCCGACGCTCGACGATCCCGACCGCATTGACAATTCACTCGATACGCTGATCCCCGACAATCCGAACAAGCCCTACGACATGAAGGAGCTGATCCTGAAGGTCGTGGACGAGGGCGACTTTTTCGAAATCTCGCCGAGCTTCGCCAAGAACATCGTCACCGGCTTCGGCCGCGTGGCCGGCCGCAGCGTCGGCTTTGTCGCCAACCAGCCGATGGTGCTGGCCGGCGTGCTCGACTCAGATGCCTCGCGCAAGGCCGCGCGCTTCGTGCGCTTCTGCGATGCCTTCAACATCCCGATCGTCACCTTCGTCGATGTGCCGGGTTTCCTGCCGGGCACGGCGCAGGAATATGGCGGGCTGATCAAGCATGGCGCCAAGCTGCTCTTCGCCTATTCGCAGGCGACGGTGCCGCTGGTCACCGTCATCACGCGAAAAGCCTTCGGCGGCGCCTATGACGTGATGGCGTCTAAGCATGTCGGCGGCGATCTCAACTATGCCTGGCCGACCGCGCAGATCGCGGTGATGGGCGCAAAGGGCGCGGTGGAGATCATCTTCCGCGGCGGCGATGCCGACACCATCGCCGCGCGCACCAAGGAATATGAAGAGCGTTTCCTGTCACCCTTCGTCGCCGCCGAGCGCGGCTATATCGACGACGTGATCATGCCCCACTCGACACGCAAGCGCATCGCGAGAGCGCTGGCGATGTTGCGGACGAAGAAGGTCGAGATGCCGCCGAAGAAGCACGATAACTTGCCGTTGTAG
- a CDS encoding GFA family protein, translating to MFVGIVSGEAKNSPKRDFPVSMSRTMTNVHLSPAKSSVVAIGHPDLCESIVFICVAYHLQFATHYESMSLVFYKLEGGLMSATFSGGCLCGRVRYEGDSEPVASGHCHCLDCRKSSGTGHCSHMGVPQAGFRVIGDLTFYDAPADSGNVVSRGFCPTCGTPIYSTNSGMPGLAFIRASSLDDPEIFQPQLVVYTDRAPSWDRPDASLPSFPEMPPRPPI from the coding sequence ATGTTCGTCGGGATTGTCTCGGGCGAAGCCAAGAACTCTCCAAAACGCGACTTCCCGGTCAGCATGTCCCGAACGATGACGAACGTCCATTTGTCGCCGGCCAAATCGAGTGTCGTGGCGATCGGGCACCCGGATCTTTGCGAATCGATTGTGTTCATCTGCGTAGCCTATCACTTGCAATTTGCAACTCACTATGAAAGCATGTCACTTGTCTTTTACAAGTTAGAGGGGGGATTGATGTCGGCGACATTTTCCGGCGGGTGCCTGTGCGGGCGCGTCCGCTACGAGGGCGATAGCGAGCCGGTCGCAAGCGGTCATTGCCATTGTCTGGATTGCCGGAAATCGAGCGGCACCGGACACTGCTCGCATATGGGGGTGCCGCAGGCAGGCTTTCGTGTTATCGGCGATCTGACTTTCTACGATGCTCCGGCGGACAGCGGGAATGTGGTCAGCCGTGGGTTCTGCCCGACATGTGGGACGCCGATCTATTCCACCAATTCCGGGATGCCCGGCCTCGCCTTCATCCGCGCATCGAGTCTCGACGATCCGGAAATTTTCCAGCCGCAACTGGTCGTCTATACCGACCGGGCCCCGTCCTGGGACCGACCGGACGCCAGTCTGCCGTCATTTCCCGAGATGCCTCCCCGCCCGCCGATATAG
- a CDS encoding PRC-barrel domain-containing protein codes for MTHTLVPSDLVEGTAVYGRDGEKLGTIERLMLEKTTGAVAYAVVRHSGFMFSNTHHYPVLWNSLKYNSQRRVYEADLTLAEMQAGASELDGDAFDWGNRAPPYAPPLYWGT; via the coding sequence ATGACTCACACTCTCGTTCCCAGCGATCTCGTGGAGGGCACCGCCGTCTATGGGCGCGACGGCGAGAAGCTCGGCACCATCGAGCGGCTGATGTTGGAAAAGACCACCGGCGCCGTTGCCTATGCTGTGGTGCGGCATAGCGGCTTTATGTTCAGCAATACGCATCACTATCCGGTGCTGTGGAACTCGCTGAAATACAACTCGCAACGCCGCGTCTATGAAGCCGACCTGACGCTGGCCGAAATGCAGGCCGGCGCGTCTGAACTCGATGGCGATGCGTTCGACTGGGGCAACCGCGCCCCGCCCTACGCGCCGCCGCTGTACTGGGGCACGTAA
- a CDS encoding DMT family transporter — protein sequence MKPSFSDLAIRAAPLTFVFLWSTGFIGAKFGMPYAEPMTFLTLRMAFVVAILALIVAVVRPRWPVGLEAAHSAAAGLLVHGLYLGGVFVAIGQGVPAGIAALIPGLQPILTSTIASRFLGERVTPLQWFGLAMGLIGVLLVLHDLTIIGSGSILGWIASFMSLIGITLGTLYQKHFCGPIDWRSGNLIQFGACTILFGAAAWIFETGHVIWSGEFIFAMFWLVVVMSILTIALMYWLIKRIPATRVASLFYLVPATTAVLAWLLFNERLDALSISGIVLCAAAVFIVNYRKA from the coding sequence GTGAAGCCGTCTTTTTCCGACCTCGCCATCCGCGCAGCGCCGCTCACTTTCGTGTTCCTGTGGAGCACGGGGTTTATCGGCGCAAAATTCGGTATGCCTTACGCGGAGCCGATGACCTTCCTGACGCTGCGAATGGCTTTCGTCGTCGCCATTCTTGCATTGATCGTTGCGGTGGTTCGGCCGCGCTGGCCGGTGGGTCTCGAGGCGGCGCATAGTGCGGCCGCGGGACTTCTGGTCCACGGTCTTTATCTCGGCGGCGTCTTCGTTGCCATCGGCCAGGGCGTGCCCGCCGGAATTGCGGCTTTGATTCCGGGGCTTCAACCCATCCTGACATCCACGATCGCCAGCCGCTTTCTGGGTGAGCGGGTGACACCGTTGCAATGGTTTGGCCTTGCTATGGGTCTCATTGGCGTGCTGCTGGTGCTGCACGATCTCACCATCATCGGCTCAGGCTCGATACTTGGCTGGATTGCGTCATTCATGTCGTTGATCGGAATCACACTTGGGACGCTCTATCAGAAGCATTTCTGCGGGCCGATTGATTGGCGCAGCGGTAATTTGATCCAGTTTGGTGCCTGCACGATCCTGTTCGGTGCCGCCGCATGGATATTCGAGACGGGTCACGTCATCTGGAGCGGCGAGTTCATCTTCGCGATGTTCTGGCTGGTCGTCGTGATGTCGATTTTAACAATCGCGCTGATGTACTGGCTGATCAAGCGCATCCCCGCAACCCGGGTCGCGAGCCTGTTCTATCTGGTGCCGGCAACCACGGCGGTCCTGGCCTGGCTCTTGTTCAACGAACGGCTGGATGCGCTGTCTATCAGCGGTATTGTGCTGTGTGCCGCGGCTGTCTTCATCGTCAATTACCGCAAGGCGTAA
- a CDS encoding winged helix-turn-helix transcriptional regulator codes for MLTGKSRFGEFLASPETIPTNILTERLKRMEKAGLLLKRAYQLNPPRFEYLLSKKGMALLPILQEMCRWANTFIPGTWTPPKSFMSRKTDTR; via the coding sequence ATGCTGACCGGGAAGTCGCGTTTTGGAGAGTTCTTGGCTTCGCCCGAGACAATCCCGACGAACATCCTGACCGAGCGCCTCAAGCGCATGGAGAAAGCGGGCTTGTTGCTGAAGCGCGCCTATCAATTGAACCCGCCGCGATTTGAATATCTCCTGTCGAAGAAAGGCATGGCGCTGCTGCCGATCCTTCAGGAGATGTGCCGGTGGGCCAATACATTCATTCCCGGAACGTGGACGCCGCCGAAGAGCTTTATGTCCCGAAAAACGGACACCCGATAA
- a CDS encoding cell wall hydrolase encodes MQPKTALFHLAFATTIACLNIGHAQARAVLFEEPRVIRDDNIDISRNIVAETQLYCLALAVYFEGGSTDEPEIGQRHVARVVVARANANRAIWGGSNICDVVFYQRSKTCQFSFACLPSARRTPRGGAAWTYSMAIAKDELEGRSNVEEQSIRYYMNAALTSPRNACRFRKEFVPVVQAGRHEFFREASTAERIELAKAEHAECKRQEALKKKKVAKAKRALAAAKKQPPKKVTVARR; translated from the coding sequence ATGCAGCCGAAGACTGCATTATTTCATCTTGCGTTCGCAACAACCATTGCATGTCTGAATATCGGTCACGCACAAGCGCGGGCCGTTTTATTTGAAGAGCCGCGCGTCATCCGCGACGATAATATCGATATCAGCCGCAACATCGTTGCCGAAACACAGCTCTATTGTCTCGCCCTCGCGGTCTATTTCGAGGGCGGCTCCACGGACGAGCCGGAGATTGGACAGCGTCATGTCGCGCGTGTCGTCGTTGCACGGGCCAATGCCAACAGGGCGATCTGGGGCGGCTCGAACATTTGCGACGTCGTCTTCTATCAACGCAGCAAGACCTGCCAGTTTTCCTTTGCCTGTCTGCCCAGCGCACGACGAACGCCCCGCGGCGGAGCGGCCTGGACCTATTCGATGGCCATTGCCAAGGACGAACTGGAAGGCCGCAGCAATGTCGAAGAGCAATCCATCCGCTATTACATGAACGCCGCGCTGACGTCGCCACGCAATGCCTGCCGCTTCAGGAAGGAGTTCGTCCCTGTCGTGCAGGCCGGTCGCCACGAATTCTTCCGCGAAGCCAGCACTGCCGAGCGCATCGAGCTTGCGAAAGCCGAGCATGCCGAATGCAAACGGCAGGAAGCGCTCAAGAAGAAAAAGGTCGCGAAGGCGAAACGCGCGCTCGCCGCGGCCAAGAAGCAGCCGCCAAAGAAGGTCACGGTCGCGCGGCGGTAG
- a CDS encoding TRAP transporter substrate-binding protein: protein MMVRFALILLASCLAIALDLPRSQAQETTLTFSHFLGPSSFFQLDVAEPFAKELEAKTGGRVKVKIFNGTDPQGKVTEQATQVKNGTVDIALGLRGAEGDRFPGSSVIELPFLVPDALRGSKALWSLYQDGTLADEYKDFKVLALFVHNPGLIHTSNKKVLELSDLKGLRLRSPNKTVSTALEYVGAVPVLLQVNDVMPAVKEGKIDGIVTNWGNPLQGFNDYMKHHTDTQFYTSAFFIVMNRAKFDSLPKDVQAVIDSMSGEVWSAKFGPLWDKWDKPVRDGAAGPGHEVIVPDEAVMAQWREGLRPVTESYLETLSKSFPGARQAYEKLSAQLRRN from the coding sequence ATGATGGTTCGTTTCGCTCTGATCTTACTTGCATCGTGTCTTGCCATCGCGCTCGATCTGCCGCGCAGTCAGGCGCAGGAAACAACGCTCACCTTCAGTCATTTCCTCGGGCCGTCGAGCTTCTTTCAGCTCGACGTGGCCGAGCCATTCGCCAAGGAGCTCGAAGCCAAGACGGGCGGACGGGTGAAGGTGAAAATCTTCAACGGTACAGATCCGCAAGGCAAGGTCACCGAACAGGCGACACAGGTGAAGAACGGCACGGTCGACATCGCGCTCGGCTTGCGCGGCGCCGAGGGGGACCGGTTTCCTGGCTCTTCGGTGATCGAACTGCCTTTCCTCGTACCGGATGCTTTGCGCGGATCGAAGGCGCTGTGGTCACTCTATCAGGACGGAACGCTGGCCGACGAATACAAGGATTTCAAAGTCCTTGCGCTGTTCGTGCACAACCCAGGGCTCATCCACACCAGCAACAAGAAAGTTCTGGAGCTGTCGGATCTGAAGGGCTTGCGTCTGCGCTCGCCGAACAAGACGGTGTCAACGGCGCTGGAATATGTCGGCGCCGTGCCTGTGCTTTTGCAGGTCAACGACGTGATGCCCGCGGTGAAGGAGGGAAAGATCGACGGCATCGTCACCAACTGGGGCAACCCGCTGCAGGGCTTCAACGATTACATGAAGCATCATACCGACACGCAGTTCTACACGTCGGCCTTCTTCATCGTGATGAACCGCGCCAAATTCGACTCGCTGCCAAAGGACGTACAAGCGGTAATCGATTCCATGTCGGGCGAGGTCTGGTCTGCGAAATTCGGCCCGCTCTGGGATAAATGGGACAAGCCGGTGCGCGACGGCGCGGCAGGTCCGGGGCATGAGGTGATCGTTCCGGACGAGGCAGTCATGGCGCAATGGCGTGAGGGCTTGCGTCCCGTCACGGAGAGTTATCTCGAGACCTTGAGCAAAAGTTTTCCGGGAGCGCGCCAGGCTTACGAAAAGCTGAGCGCGCAGTTGCGTCGCAATTGA
- a CDS encoding cupin domain-containing protein, translating into MLKMLWAALLAGSLSFSAYAQQPPVQPSPIKRTPIGKSDVPNSNYEVITAMVELAPGFKAGRHSRPGIVQAQVVDGEFLLALDGQPEKTFRAGEALEVPHGAVHNEGAVGDKPAKLIAVYVVEKGKPLVVPAQ; encoded by the coding sequence ATGTTGAAAATGCTTTGGGCCGCTTTGCTGGCCGGATCGCTTTCCTTCAGTGCGTATGCGCAACAGCCGCCGGTGCAGCCGTCGCCAATCAAACGTACGCCGATCGGCAAGAGCGATGTGCCCAATTCGAATTACGAAGTCATCACCGCGATGGTCGAGCTTGCGCCTGGCTTCAAGGCGGGGCGTCATTCGCGTCCCGGCATCGTGCAGGCGCAGGTGGTGGATGGCGAGTTTTTATTGGCGCTCGACGGGCAGCCGGAAAAGACTTTCAGGGCTGGCGAAGCTCTGGAGGTGCCGCATGGCGCGGTCCACAACGAAGGCGCGGTCGGCGACAAGCCGGCGAAGCTGATCGCGGTCTATGTCGTGGAGAAGGGCAAGCCGTTGGTCGTACCGGCGCAATAG
- a CDS encoding cyclase family protein: MFRTAIVITLVVSTTAFSASTDVSAQSRWPAGDQIGMANNLGTATWQRCAPLLANPKAKSYEISHVRSNTMPQSPFGTPLVEKYRPTVGIPGTRHAFNGEDTISGEPGAQGTQMDALGHFAVLPEPWDGKSEFPSSRATYYGGYTQQQVKPAPDVPLQKLGIENVPPIVTTAVLLDAKTHLGKGQAMQPGAVVTAADIEAMLKAQGLGERGLMPGDVLYIYTGWGDGWIDPDTAKDYYTKGPGLAYDAAKYIEDRQVVLVALDNPFTDPVPDGLLMGKAGPAPGTPPALPFAIHHHNLVQAGIHQIQNANLGELAKDKVWLSCTIILPLRSKGGSGSPVRPVSIGVPAQ; encoded by the coding sequence GTGTTCAGAACCGCAATCGTCATCACGCTCGTTGTGAGCACGACCGCTTTTTCAGCATCGACCGACGTGTCGGCGCAAAGCCGCTGGCCGGCCGGCGACCAGATCGGCATGGCCAACAATCTCGGCACCGCGACATGGCAGCGCTGTGCGCCGCTGCTGGCCAATCCGAAAGCGAAATCCTACGAGATCTCGCATGTCCGCTCGAACACCATGCCGCAATCGCCGTTCGGCACACCATTGGTCGAGAAATATCGTCCGACGGTCGGCATTCCCGGTACGCGCCATGCCTTCAACGGCGAGGACACGATAAGCGGCGAGCCGGGCGCGCAGGGCACGCAGATGGATGCGCTGGGGCATTTCGCCGTGTTGCCGGAGCCCTGGGACGGCAAGAGCGAATTTCCGTCTAGCCGCGCAACGTACTATGGCGGGTATACGCAACAGCAGGTGAAACCCGCGCCTGACGTGCCGCTGCAAAAACTCGGCATTGAGAACGTGCCGCCCATTGTCACGACCGCCGTGCTGCTTGATGCCAAGACGCATCTCGGCAAGGGGCAGGCGATGCAGCCGGGCGCTGTGGTGACCGCCGCCGACATCGAAGCGATGCTGAAGGCGCAAGGGCTTGGGGAGCGGGGACTGATGCCAGGGGACGTGCTCTACATCTACACGGGATGGGGCGACGGCTGGATCGATCCCGACACCGCAAAAGATTATTACACCAAAGGTCCGGGGCTGGCCTATGACGCGGCGAAATATATAGAAGATAGGCAGGTCGTGCTGGTTGCGCTCGACAATCCGTTCACCGATCCGGTACCCGACGGACTGCTGATGGGAAAAGCTGGGCCGGCGCCGGGGACGCCGCCCGCGCTGCCATTCGCGATCCATCATCACAATCTGGTTCAGGCCGGCATTCACCAAATCCAGAACGCCAATCTCGGCGAACTAGCAAAGGACAAGGTGTGGCTGTCCTGCACGATCATCCTGCCGCTGCGATCCAAAGGCGGATCAGGATCGCCCGTGCGGCCGGTTTCGATCGGGGTGCCAGCGCAGTAG
- a CDS encoding DoxX family protein — MTLSKDFDLTNPTVVVRLMCGLFYLPHAFFKINGFEGSVAAFAKMGFEPAAFWVLLAIATELVCAVGLTLNLYTRYVGLASAGTMALAAYGTFATKGVHWMWNFGGVEYIVFWGVASLALAVHAWKDILARRIRVSTALFAPA; from the coding sequence ATGACGCTGTCCAAAGACTTTGACCTCACCAATCCCACCGTTGTCGTCCGATTGATGTGCGGGCTGTTCTATCTTCCACATGCATTTTTCAAGATTAACGGCTTCGAGGGATCGGTCGCGGCTTTCGCCAAGATGGGATTTGAGCCGGCCGCCTTCTGGGTGCTGCTGGCGATCGCCACCGAACTTGTCTGCGCCGTCGGACTGACACTCAATCTCTACACCCGCTATGTCGGCCTTGCCTCTGCCGGCACGATGGCGCTCGCGGCTTATGGTACTTTCGCCACCAAAGGTGTGCACTGGATGTGGAATTTCGGCGGCGTCGAATACATCGTGTTCTGGGGCGTTGCGTCGCTGGCGCTCGCGGTGCACGCGTGGAAGGACATTCTCGCCAGGCGCATCCGCGTTTCCACGGCCCTGTTCGCGCCGGCCTGA
- a CDS encoding FitA-like ribbon-helix-helix domain-containing protein, with protein sequence MVDILVRNVDQATADRLKQKAKAEGKSVSEIAREALTAAAKPSKEEAWAEADRLRQKIGKVTGDSTADIREWRDNDERYR encoded by the coding sequence ATGGTGGACATTCTGGTCCGCAACGTCGATCAGGCGACCGCCGACCGCCTGAAGCAAAAGGCGAAGGCCGAGGGCAAGTCGGTGAGCGAGATTGCCCGCGAGGCGCTGACTGCAGCCGCGAAGCCCAGCAAGGAAGAAGCCTGGGCTGAGGCCGATCGCTTGCGTCAAAAGATCGGGAAGGTCACAGGCGACTCCACGGCCGATATCAGGGAGTGGCGCGACAATGACGAACGGTATCGATGA
- a CDS encoding S-(hydroxymethyl)glutathione dehydrogenase/class III alcohol dehydrogenase: MDVRAAVATAAGKPLEIMTVQLEGPKAGEVMVEIKATGICHTDEFTLSGADPEGLFPAILGHEGAGVVVDVGPGVTSVKKGDHVIPLYTPECRQCPSCLSRKTNLCTAIRSTQGQGLMPDGTSRFSLNGKPLHHYMGCSTFANFTVLPEIAVAKVREDAPFDKICYIGCGVTTGIGAVFNTAKVEIGSKTIVFGLGGIGLNVIQGLRLAGADMIIGVDLNNDRKAWGERFGMTHFVNPKEIGKDLVPYLVDMTKTPADQIGGADYTFDCTGNVTVMRQALEACHRGWGVSVIIGVAPAGAEISTRPFQLVTGRVWKGSAFGGARGRTDVPKIVDWYMDKKIEIDPMITHLLPLEDINKGFDLMHEGKSIRSVVVY, translated from the coding sequence ATGGATGTGCGCGCGGCGGTGGCGACAGCGGCGGGCAAGCCGCTGGAAATTATGACGGTCCAGCTCGAAGGCCCAAAGGCCGGCGAAGTCATGGTCGAAATCAAGGCGACCGGCATCTGCCATACCGACGAATTCACGCTATCCGGCGCCGATCCGGAAGGCCTTTTTCCTGCCATTCTGGGGCATGAAGGTGCCGGCGTCGTCGTGGACGTCGGTCCCGGCGTGACCAGCGTGAAGAAAGGCGATCACGTCATTCCGCTTTACACACCCGAATGCCGGCAATGCCCGTCGTGTCTCTCGCGCAAGACTAATCTCTGCACTGCGATCCGTTCGACGCAGGGTCAAGGCCTGATGCCGGACGGCACCTCGCGTTTCTCGCTCAATGGCAAGCCGTTGCATCACTATATGGGCTGTTCGACCTTTGCGAACTTCACCGTGCTGCCGGAAATCGCCGTCGCGAAGGTGCGCGAGGACGCGCCCTTCGACAAGATCTGCTATATCGGCTGCGGCGTCACCACCGGCATCGGCGCAGTGTTCAACACGGCCAAGGTCGAGATCGGTTCGAAGACGATCGTGTTCGGCCTCGGCGGCATCGGGCTCAACGTGATCCAGGGATTAAGACTTGCAGGCGCCGACATGATCATCGGCGTCGACCTCAACAACGATCGCAAGGCCTGGGGCGAGCGCTTCGGTATGACGCATTTCGTCAATCCGAAAGAAATTGGCAAGGACCTCGTCCCCTATCTCGTCGATATGACCAAAACGCCGGCCGACCAGATCGGCGGCGCCGACTACACATTCGACTGTACCGGCAACGTCACGGTCATGCGTCAGGCACTGGAAGCCTGTCATCGCGGCTGGGGCGTCTCGGTGATCATCGGCGTCGCGCCGGCGGGTGCGGAGATTTCGACCCGGCCATTCCAGCTTGTCACCGGCCGCGTGTGGAAAGGCTCGGCTTTTGGCGGCGCGAGAGGCCGCACCGATGTGCCGAAGATCGTCGACTGGTACATGGACAAGAAGATCGAGATCGACCCGATGATCACGCATCTCCTGCCCCTGGAGGACATCAACAAGGGCTTTGACCTGATGCATGAAGGCAAGAGCATCCGGAGCGTCGTGGTCTATTGA
- a CDS encoding MAPEG family protein, with product MPHYTAIVTILAVLFYFFIATRVAAAHIKFGVKLPAMSGHPDFERIYRVQMNMLEWMPIFLPLLWLSAIYFSDAASAAVGLLWIFGRILYFRGYRQAVDKRVPGFLIQATACILLFIGAVTGLVMELL from the coding sequence ATGCCGCATTACACCGCGATCGTCACCATCCTCGCCGTGCTGTTCTACTTCTTTATCGCGACGCGCGTCGCTGCGGCTCATATCAAGTTTGGCGTCAAGCTGCCGGCGATGTCCGGCCATCCCGATTTCGAGCGCATCTATCGTGTGCAGATGAACATGCTGGAATGGATGCCGATCTTTTTGCCGCTGCTCTGGCTGTCCGCGATCTATTTCAGCGATGCCGCCTCGGCCGCCGTCGGTCTTTTGTGGATCTTCGGCCGCATCCTGTATTTTCGCGGCTATCGCCAGGCGGTGGACAAGCGGGTGCCCGGCTTTCTGATCCAGGCAACGGCGTGCATTTTGCTGTTCATCGGCGCTGTGACCGGGTTGGTGATGGAGTTGCTGTAG
- a CDS encoding type II toxin-antitoxin system VapC family toxin: MTLIVDASVAVKWVLPEADSNKAALLRTSDTDIIAPSLVIAEIGNAIWKSAMRGDMNAADAQHALKIVVAHYHRLLPVEDLMTPALAFATDLRHPIYDCFYLALAEREAATLITADERLLAATKKTKIKAKGL; this comes from the coding sequence ATGACGCTGATTGTCGATGCCAGCGTGGCAGTAAAATGGGTTTTGCCTGAAGCCGATTCAAACAAGGCCGCACTGCTTCGCACCAGCGACACCGACATCATCGCGCCTTCGCTTGTGATCGCCGAGATTGGCAATGCCATCTGGAAAAGCGCGATGCGGGGCGACATGAACGCGGCCGACGCACAGCACGCGCTCAAAATCGTCGTTGCGCACTATCATCGGCTTTTACCCGTCGAGGATTTGATGACGCCCGCGCTGGCCTTTGCGACGGACCTGCGGCATCCGATCTACGATTGCTTCTATCTGGCGCTGGCCGAGCGCGAAGCCGCAACGCTCATTACCGCTGACGAGCGACTGCTCGCAGCGACGAAGAAAACGAAGATCAAGGCTAAGGGGCTGTAG
- a CDS encoding FKBP-type peptidyl-prolyl cis-trans isomerase has product MRTFPGLTFPGQNLKAVVAAFAMMSIAIMTSDDANAQSKPVTTSSGLQMTDTKVGTGASPKQGQTAVVHYTGYLNDNGAKGKKFDSSVDRGQPFEFPVGAGRVIKGWDEGVATMKVGGKRTLVIPPQLGYGASGAGGVIPPNATLIFDVELLGVK; this is encoded by the coding sequence ATGCGAACCTTCCCAGGCCTGACTTTCCCAGGCCAGAACCTGAAGGCTGTGGTCGCCGCCTTCGCAATGATGAGCATCGCAATTATGACCTCCGACGACGCCAACGCCCAATCGAAACCCGTCACCACATCCTCGGGCCTGCAGATGACCGACACCAAGGTCGGCACTGGCGCTTCGCCGAAGCAGGGCCAGACCGCGGTCGTGCATTACACCGGCTATCTCAATGACAACGGCGCCAAGGGCAAGAAATTCGATTCATCGGTTGATCGCGGCCAGCCGTTCGAGTTTCCGGTCGGCGCCGGCCGTGTGATCAAGGGCTGGGACGAGGGCGTTGCGACGATGAAGGTCGGCGGCAAGCGCACCTTGGTGATCCCGCCGCAGCTCGGCTATGGCGCGTCGGGCGCCGGCGGCGTCATCCCGCCAAATGCGACGCTGATCTTCGATGTCGAATTGCTCGGGGTGAAATGA